Proteins co-encoded in one Oreochromis aureus strain Israel breed Guangdong linkage group 3, ZZ_aureus, whole genome shotgun sequence genomic window:
- the LOC120439133 gene encoding obscurin-like isoform X2, producing the protein MGLTVLSVLSLFVLNITFLCGHAQDAELSLKPNVSHLFAGESVTFICDMREGNATDWLYKFNWNDQEMVHFTKSSSYSLYLTAELSGNYQCIGRHNGSTTFTKQSNNLTLSISALRPTATITADKTTIPVGGSVTLTCSVQGSAGWTYDWFRQIPDSREVVIDTNSLQNFVSVSDEGIYRCRGRRGNPVFFTNLSKVYHIQKTLSNRAFVTLQQNWTQIFSGEMITIKCEIQGGENTEWQYEWRTTSSKTPPTHSEYNISRASFSYNGQYWCKGRRDVFFSTAWSDAFTLKVSNKPRPTITAERRTIPAGGNATLSCSVGSYNEWKYFWFRRASVFSEIQVIRNKEPDQMITVTQGGIYYCKGGRGNPVFFTEDSDPITIEKRVSNKAVVSLEPSWPLIFSGEKITVRCQISLGGSTEWEYEWSKPDSSTGLANNASINLNASVINSGSYRCMGKNKQELYSVTEWSDVITLTVSGNRPKSSISADSRVLPEGDTVTLTCSVTPSTPGWSYYWYRGKKTSEPLTMAEVVLHSDGQIGVSQEGDYWCRGGRGNPVYYTDYSDVISIKKTVRNGPAVTLHPNWPEVYSRETITLKCEIPGEDTEWDYEWATSSSHQPPNQNEYKINSVSESHHGHYWCKGRMRSAQQNSTMWSASFQLKIVYKRRPVLTVSPSWLSPGASVTLNCEVEHPSAGWSFYWYKAVPDLSEKSSSYELLPDGSGTAQDSYIIHGQTHTAAYVCRAGRGDPEYHTDHSQPKFVWSADLNSAASLTVSPNSVQHFIYDSVTLNCSGNSSQWRVMTFTQRGYLRKLLECGNGGIMTKSTCNIDLDQYRDAVYWCESESGQFSNGINITSHVTGVILVSPVHPVNEGDSVALGCKLRTGNFNSTVAFYKNGKLIQNDDREKLNIPAVSKSDEGFYKCEYSGHESPESWMSVKGSRSSPSVSLITGLVSGVSLILLLSLLLCCWHKKSKGTLCIRPAQSQETSQTAATVQTMSQDENQQQIYSSLVHGDMNVYESCRPSENTGGRTDDYRNISLQLRSVEQRRKCDDPEETSDYHNVDPNSATGP; encoded by the exons ATGGGGCTCACTGTGCTCAGTGTGCTGTCTTTATTTG TGCTGAATATTACCTTTCTCTGTGGACATGCTCAAG ATGCTGAGCTGAGCCTTAAACCAAACGTGTCCCATTTATTTGCTGGAGAGTCTGTAACCTTCATCTGTGACATGAGAGAGGGAAATGCCACTGACTGGCTTTACAAATTCAACTGGAATGATCAAGAAATGGTCCACTTCACTAAAAGTAGCTCCTACTCACTTTACCTGACAGCAGAGCTGAGTGGGAATTATCAATGTATTGGTCGCCACAATGGCTCAACAACTTTTACAAAACAGAGTAATAACCTGACTCTGTCCATATCAG CACTCAGACCCACGGCGACTATAACAGCAGACAAGACAACTATTCCAGTGGGGGGCTCGgtgacactgacctgctctgttCAGGGCTCTGCTGGCTGGACATATGATTGGTTCAGACAAATCCCAGATTCTCGTGAAGTAGTAATCGATACGAACAGTTTGCAAAACTTTGTTAGTGTCTCAGACGAAGGCATCTATCGatgcagaggaagaagaggaaacccagttttCTTCACAAACCTCAGCAAAGTGTATCACATTCAGAAAACAT TGTCCAACAGGGCCTTTGTGACTCTGCAACAGAACTGGACTCAGATATTCAGCGGTGAGATGATCACCATCAAATGTGAGATCCAAGGAGGAGAAAACACTGAGTGGCAGTATGAATGGAGAACAACAAGCTCAAAAACACCTCCCACACACAGTGAATACAACATCAGCAGGGCTTCATTTTCCTACAACGGGCAATATTGGTGTAAAGGTAGAAGAGACGTGTTCTTCTCAACAGCTTGGAGTGATGCTTTTACACTAAAAGTCT caaacaaaccCAGACCCACAATTACTGCTGAGAGAAGAACAATACCAGCTGGAGGCAATGCAACACTCAGCTGCTCTGTGGGGAGCTACAATGAGTGGAAATACTTCTGGTTCAGGCGTGCCTCAGTCTTTTCAGAAATTCAGGTGATTAGAAACAAAGAACCAGATCAAATGATCACTGTCACACAGGGAGGCATCTACTACTGCAAGGGAGGGAGAGGAAACCCAGTTTTCTTCACAGAGGACAGTGATCCAATCACTATTGAAAAAAGAG tTTCCAACAAAGCAGTTGTGTCCCTGGAGCCCAGCTGGCCTCTGATATTCAGTGGCGAGAAGATCACTGTTAGATGTCAGATTTCTTTAGGTGGAAGCACTGAGTGGGAGTATGAGTGGAGCAAACCCGACTCAAGCACAGGTCTGGCAAATAATGCATCCATCAATCTTAATGCATCTGTGATCAACAGTGGAAGCTACAGGTGTATgggtaaaaacaaacaggagCTGTATTCTGTGACAGAGTGGAGTGATGTCATCACACTGACAGTCTCTG GAAACAGACCAAAGTCCAGCATCAGTGCTGACAGTAGAGTCCTTCCAGAAGGTGACACAGTCaccctgacctgctctgtgacACCATCTACTCCTGGTTGGAGTTACTACTGGTACAGAGGCAAGAAAACCTCAGAACCACTGACGATGGCAGAAGTTGTTCTCCACTCTGATGGACAAATCGGTGTATCACAGGAAGGAGACTATTGGTGCAGAGGAGGACGAGGCaacccagtttactacacagacTACAGTGATGTGATCAGTATTAAAAAAACTG TTAGAAACGGGCCTGCTGTGACTCTGCATCCAAACTGGCCTGAGGTATACAGCAGAGAGACAATCACTTTGAAATGTGAGATCCCAGGAGAAGACACTGAGTGGGATTATGAGTGGGCAACAAGCAGCTCACATCAACCTCCAAACCAAAATGAATACAAGATTAACTCTGTTTCTGAATCACACCATGGGCACTACTGGTGTAAGGGCAGGATGAGAAGTGCACAACAGAATTCAACAATGTGGAGTGCATCCTTTCAACTAAAGATAGTTTATA AACGTCGTCCTGTCCTCACTGTGTCTCCATCATGGCTGAGTCCTGGAGCCTCAGTAACTCTGAACTGTGAGGTTGAACATCCGTCTGCAGGATGGAGCTTCTACTGGTATAAAGCTGTTCCTGATCTATCAGAGAAATCCTCCAGTTATGAGCTGCTACCTGATGGCAGTGGGACTGCACAGGACTCCTACATCATtcatggacagacacacacagcagcatatgtgtgcagagctggaagaggagacccagagtatcacactgatcacagtcaaccaaagtttgtctggtctgcag ATTTAAATTCAGCAGCCTCTCTCACAGTCAGTCCTAACAGTGTGCAGCACTTCATCTATGATTCAGTAACTCTGAATTGTTCTGGAAACTCTTCTCAGTGGAGAGTGATGACATTTACTCAGCGCGGATACCTGAGAAAACTCCTGGAATGTGGAAACGGGGGGATAATGACCAAATCCACGTGCAACATAGATCTTGACCAGTACCGAGATGCtgtgtactggtgtgagtctgAATCAGGACAGTTCAGCAATGGAATCAACATCACTTCACATG TTACTGGTGTGATCCTGGTGAGCCCTGTCCATCCAGTCAATGAGGGGGACTCTGTTGCTCTTGGCTGCAAGTTGAGGACAGGAAACTTCAATTCCACTGTTGCATTCTACAAAAATGGGAAACTAATTCAAAATGATGACCGAGAAAAGCTAAATATCCCTGCAGTGTCAAAGTCTGATGAAGGCTTCTACAAGTGTGAATATTCAGGGCATGAGTCACCAGAAAGTTGGATGTCAGTAAAAG GATCCAGATCTTCACCCTCTGTCTCTCTAATCACGGGGCTGGTTAGTGGTGTCTCACTGATTCTCCTGCTGTCCCTGCTGCTCTGTTGTTGGCACAAAAAATCAAAgg GTACACTTTGTATCAG ACCAGCCCAGTCTCAGGAAACCAGTCAGACTGCTGCTACAGTTCAAACTATGAGCCAGGATGAAAATCAGCAGCAAATATATTCCTCTCTTGTTCACG GTGACATGAACGTCTATGAGTCATGTAGACCTTCTGAAAACACTG GTGGACGGACAGATGACTACAGAAATATCTCTCTTCAGCTCAGAAGTGTCGAACAGAGGA GAAAGTGTGATGATCCAGAGGAAACCTCTGACTACCATAATGTAGATCCAAACTCAGCTACAG gTCCCTAA
- the LOC120439144 gene encoding uncharacterized protein LOC120439144 isoform X3 → MCKSRRRDDSYSSTEWSEAFTLSVSTDQPKAQITSDMRDIPVGRNVTLNCSVNPSSSSGWKYYWYRDENSSEALTTQDAVFHSNGQISVSQEGLYRCRGGRGNPVYYTEDSQSVRIGKKAAPEPENSSFVTPLIVGLVCGVLLILLLLLLCRFKQSKDSFFVRTRSTNQSSAMNHMIKDEAQHSRHASTLQGDACVYESIKDLHDTQNDDSVLHAQVSHDRAKTKKDNDDSLLYTQVYYTKAKPKRHKGKPAPAAADETVYSEVKSQTVLD, encoded by the exons atgtgtaagagtcgacgcagagatgactcatattcttcaacagagtggagtgaagccTTCACATTGTCAGTATCAA CAGATCAACCAAAGGCCCAAATAACTTCTGATATGAGAGACATCCCAGTAGGGAGAAATGTGACCCTGAACTGCTCAGTGaacccatcatcatcatctggatgGAAATACTACTGGTACAGAGATGAGAACTCCTCTGAAGCCCTGACCACACAAGATGCAGTTTTCCACTCAAATGGACAAATCAGTGTCTCACAGGAAGGACTCTAcaggtgcagaggaggaagaggaaacccagtttactacacagaggacagcCAGTCAGTCAGGATTGGGAAAAAGg CAGCACCTGAGCCTGAAAACTCTTCATTTGTCACTCCTTTGATCGTTGGACTCGTTTGTGGAGTTTTACtgattcttcttctgctgctgttgtgtcgCTTCAAACAGTCAAAGG ATTCATTCTTTGTCAG GACTCGGAGCACAAATCAGAGCTCTGCTATGAACCACATGATCAAGGATGAAGCTCAACACAGTCGACATGCTTCAACTCTCCAAG GTGATGCTTGTGTTTATGAATCAATCAAAGACCTTCATGACACACAAAATG ATGACAGTGTGTTGCATGCACAGGTCTCCCACGATAGAGCTAAAACCAAGAAAGACAACG ATGACAGCCTGTTGTACACACAGGTCTATTACACTAAAGCAAAACCCAAGAGACACAAAG
- the LOC120439144 gene encoding uncharacterized protein LOC120439144 isoform X1, with product MCKSRRRDDSYSSTEWSEAFTLSVSTDQPKAQITSDMRDIPVGRNVTLNCSVNPSSSSGWKYYWYRDENSSEALTTQDAVFHSNGQISVSQEGLYRCRGGRGNPVYYTEDSQSVRIGKKAAPEPENSSFVTPLIVGLVCGVLLILLLLLLCRFKQSKDSFFVRTRSTNQSSAMNHMIKDEAQHSRHASTLQGDACVYESIKDLHDTQNDDSVLHAQVSHDRAKTKKDNDDSLLYTQVYYTKAKPKRHKGKPAPAAADETVYSEVKSQTVLGNCAEIK from the exons atgtgtaagagtcgacgcagagatgactcatattcttcaacagagtggagtgaagccTTCACATTGTCAGTATCAA CAGATCAACCAAAGGCCCAAATAACTTCTGATATGAGAGACATCCCAGTAGGGAGAAATGTGACCCTGAACTGCTCAGTGaacccatcatcatcatctggatgGAAATACTACTGGTACAGAGATGAGAACTCCTCTGAAGCCCTGACCACACAAGATGCAGTTTTCCACTCAAATGGACAAATCAGTGTCTCACAGGAAGGACTCTAcaggtgcagaggaggaagaggaaacccagtttactacacagaggacagcCAGTCAGTCAGGATTGGGAAAAAGg CAGCACCTGAGCCTGAAAACTCTTCATTTGTCACTCCTTTGATCGTTGGACTCGTTTGTGGAGTTTTACtgattcttcttctgctgctgttgtgtcgCTTCAAACAGTCAAAGG ATTCATTCTTTGTCAG GACTCGGAGCACAAATCAGAGCTCTGCTATGAACCACATGATCAAGGATGAAGCTCAACACAGTCGACATGCTTCAACTCTCCAAG GTGATGCTTGTGTTTATGAATCAATCAAAGACCTTCATGACACACAAAATG ATGACAGTGTGTTGCATGCACAGGTCTCCCACGATAGAGCTAAAACCAAGAAAGACAACG ATGACAGCCTGTTGTACACACAGGTCTATTACACTAAAGCAAAACCCAAGAGACACAAAG GAAAACCAGCTCCTGCAGCAGCTGATGAAACAGTTTATTCTGAAGTTAAATCACAAACAGTTCTGGGTAActgtgcagaaataaaatag
- the LOC120439133 gene encoding obscurin-like isoform X1: protein MGLTVLSVLSLFVLNITFLCGHAQDAELSLKPNVSHLFAGESVTFICDMREGNATDWLYKFNWNDQEMVHFTKSSSYSLYLTAELSGNYQCIGRHNGSTTFTKQSNNLTLSISALRPTATITADKTTIPVGGSVTLTCSVQGSAGWTYDWFRQIPDSREVVIDTNSLQNFVSVSDEGIYRCRGRRGNPVFFTNLSKVYHIQKTLSNRAFVTLQQNWTQIFSGEMITIKCEIQGGENTEWQYEWRTTSSKTPPTHSEYNISRASFSYNGQYWCKGRRDVFFSTAWSDAFTLKVSNKPRPTITAERRTIPAGGNATLSCSVGSYNEWKYFWFRRASVFSEIQVIRNKEPDQMITVTQGGIYYCKGGRGNPVFFTEDSDPITIEKRVSNKAVVSLEPSWPLIFSGEKITVRCQISLGGSTEWEYEWSKPDSSTGLANNASINLNASVINSGSYRCMGKNKQELYSVTEWSDVITLTVSGNRPKSSISADSRVLPEGDTVTLTCSVTPSTPGWSYYWYRGKKTSEPLTMAEVVLHSDGQIGVSQEGDYWCRGGRGNPVYYTDYSDVISIKKTVRNGPAVTLHPNWPEVYSRETITLKCEIPGEDTEWDYEWATSSSHQPPNQNEYKINSVSESHHGHYWCKGRMRSAQQNSTMWSASFQLKIVYKRRPVLTVSPSWLSPGASVTLNCEVEHPSAGWSFYWYKAVPDLSEKSSSYELLPDGSGTAQDSYIIHGQTHTAAYVCRAGRGDPEYHTDHSQPKFVWSADLNSAASLTVSPNSVQHFIYDSVTLNCSGNSSQWRVMTFTQRGYLRKLLECGNGGIMTKSTCNIDLDQYRDAVYWCESESGQFSNGINITSHVTGVILVSPVHPVNEGDSVALGCKLRTGNFNSTVAFYKNGKLIQNDDREKLNIPAVSKSDEGFYKCEYSGHESPESWMSVKGSRSSPSVSLITGLVSGVSLILLLSLLLCCWHKKSKGTLCIRPAQSQETSQTAATVQTMSQDENQQQIYSSLVHGDMNVYESCRPSENTGGRTDDYRNISLQLRSVEQRRKCDDPEETSDYHNVDPNSATDYDTRCEVFSQAGCSAVC from the exons ATGGGGCTCACTGTGCTCAGTGTGCTGTCTTTATTTG TGCTGAATATTACCTTTCTCTGTGGACATGCTCAAG ATGCTGAGCTGAGCCTTAAACCAAACGTGTCCCATTTATTTGCTGGAGAGTCTGTAACCTTCATCTGTGACATGAGAGAGGGAAATGCCACTGACTGGCTTTACAAATTCAACTGGAATGATCAAGAAATGGTCCACTTCACTAAAAGTAGCTCCTACTCACTTTACCTGACAGCAGAGCTGAGTGGGAATTATCAATGTATTGGTCGCCACAATGGCTCAACAACTTTTACAAAACAGAGTAATAACCTGACTCTGTCCATATCAG CACTCAGACCCACGGCGACTATAACAGCAGACAAGACAACTATTCCAGTGGGGGGCTCGgtgacactgacctgctctgttCAGGGCTCTGCTGGCTGGACATATGATTGGTTCAGACAAATCCCAGATTCTCGTGAAGTAGTAATCGATACGAACAGTTTGCAAAACTTTGTTAGTGTCTCAGACGAAGGCATCTATCGatgcagaggaagaagaggaaacccagttttCTTCACAAACCTCAGCAAAGTGTATCACATTCAGAAAACAT TGTCCAACAGGGCCTTTGTGACTCTGCAACAGAACTGGACTCAGATATTCAGCGGTGAGATGATCACCATCAAATGTGAGATCCAAGGAGGAGAAAACACTGAGTGGCAGTATGAATGGAGAACAACAAGCTCAAAAACACCTCCCACACACAGTGAATACAACATCAGCAGGGCTTCATTTTCCTACAACGGGCAATATTGGTGTAAAGGTAGAAGAGACGTGTTCTTCTCAACAGCTTGGAGTGATGCTTTTACACTAAAAGTCT caaacaaaccCAGACCCACAATTACTGCTGAGAGAAGAACAATACCAGCTGGAGGCAATGCAACACTCAGCTGCTCTGTGGGGAGCTACAATGAGTGGAAATACTTCTGGTTCAGGCGTGCCTCAGTCTTTTCAGAAATTCAGGTGATTAGAAACAAAGAACCAGATCAAATGATCACTGTCACACAGGGAGGCATCTACTACTGCAAGGGAGGGAGAGGAAACCCAGTTTTCTTCACAGAGGACAGTGATCCAATCACTATTGAAAAAAGAG tTTCCAACAAAGCAGTTGTGTCCCTGGAGCCCAGCTGGCCTCTGATATTCAGTGGCGAGAAGATCACTGTTAGATGTCAGATTTCTTTAGGTGGAAGCACTGAGTGGGAGTATGAGTGGAGCAAACCCGACTCAAGCACAGGTCTGGCAAATAATGCATCCATCAATCTTAATGCATCTGTGATCAACAGTGGAAGCTACAGGTGTATgggtaaaaacaaacaggagCTGTATTCTGTGACAGAGTGGAGTGATGTCATCACACTGACAGTCTCTG GAAACAGACCAAAGTCCAGCATCAGTGCTGACAGTAGAGTCCTTCCAGAAGGTGACACAGTCaccctgacctgctctgtgacACCATCTACTCCTGGTTGGAGTTACTACTGGTACAGAGGCAAGAAAACCTCAGAACCACTGACGATGGCAGAAGTTGTTCTCCACTCTGATGGACAAATCGGTGTATCACAGGAAGGAGACTATTGGTGCAGAGGAGGACGAGGCaacccagtttactacacagacTACAGTGATGTGATCAGTATTAAAAAAACTG TTAGAAACGGGCCTGCTGTGACTCTGCATCCAAACTGGCCTGAGGTATACAGCAGAGAGACAATCACTTTGAAATGTGAGATCCCAGGAGAAGACACTGAGTGGGATTATGAGTGGGCAACAAGCAGCTCACATCAACCTCCAAACCAAAATGAATACAAGATTAACTCTGTTTCTGAATCACACCATGGGCACTACTGGTGTAAGGGCAGGATGAGAAGTGCACAACAGAATTCAACAATGTGGAGTGCATCCTTTCAACTAAAGATAGTTTATA AACGTCGTCCTGTCCTCACTGTGTCTCCATCATGGCTGAGTCCTGGAGCCTCAGTAACTCTGAACTGTGAGGTTGAACATCCGTCTGCAGGATGGAGCTTCTACTGGTATAAAGCTGTTCCTGATCTATCAGAGAAATCCTCCAGTTATGAGCTGCTACCTGATGGCAGTGGGACTGCACAGGACTCCTACATCATtcatggacagacacacacagcagcatatgtgtgcagagctggaagaggagacccagagtatcacactgatcacagtcaaccaaagtttgtctggtctgcag ATTTAAATTCAGCAGCCTCTCTCACAGTCAGTCCTAACAGTGTGCAGCACTTCATCTATGATTCAGTAACTCTGAATTGTTCTGGAAACTCTTCTCAGTGGAGAGTGATGACATTTACTCAGCGCGGATACCTGAGAAAACTCCTGGAATGTGGAAACGGGGGGATAATGACCAAATCCACGTGCAACATAGATCTTGACCAGTACCGAGATGCtgtgtactggtgtgagtctgAATCAGGACAGTTCAGCAATGGAATCAACATCACTTCACATG TTACTGGTGTGATCCTGGTGAGCCCTGTCCATCCAGTCAATGAGGGGGACTCTGTTGCTCTTGGCTGCAAGTTGAGGACAGGAAACTTCAATTCCACTGTTGCATTCTACAAAAATGGGAAACTAATTCAAAATGATGACCGAGAAAAGCTAAATATCCCTGCAGTGTCAAAGTCTGATGAAGGCTTCTACAAGTGTGAATATTCAGGGCATGAGTCACCAGAAAGTTGGATGTCAGTAAAAG GATCCAGATCTTCACCCTCTGTCTCTCTAATCACGGGGCTGGTTAGTGGTGTCTCACTGATTCTCCTGCTGTCCCTGCTGCTCTGTTGTTGGCACAAAAAATCAAAgg GTACACTTTGTATCAG ACCAGCCCAGTCTCAGGAAACCAGTCAGACTGCTGCTACAGTTCAAACTATGAGCCAGGATGAAAATCAGCAGCAAATATATTCCTCTCTTGTTCACG GTGACATGAACGTCTATGAGTCATGTAGACCTTCTGAAAACACTG GTGGACGGACAGATGACTACAGAAATATCTCTCTTCAGCTCAGAAGTGTCGAACAGAGGA GAAAGTGTGATGATCCAGAGGAAACCTCTGACTACCATAATGTAGATCCAAACTCAGCTACAG ATTACGACACAAGATGTGAAGTATTTTCTCAAGCGGGGTGCTCGGCTGTATGCTGA
- the LOC120439144 gene encoding uncharacterized protein LOC120439144 isoform X2 has translation MCKSRRRDDSYSSTEWSEAFTLSVSTDQPKAQITSDMRDIPVGRNVTLNCSVNPSSSSGWKYYWYRDENSSEALTTQDAVFHSNGQISVSQEGLYRCRGGRGNPVYYTEDSQSVRIGKKAAPEPENSSFVTPLIVGLVCGVLLILLLLLLCRFKQSKDSFFVRTRSTNQSSAMNHMIKDEAQHSRHASTLQGDACVYESIKDLHDTQNDDSVLHAQVSHDRAKTKKDNDDSLLYTQVYYTKAKPKRHKGKPAPAAADETVYSEVKSQTVLD, from the exons atgtgtaagagtcgacgcagagatgactcatattcttcaacagagtggagtgaagccTTCACATTGTCAGTATCAA CAGATCAACCAAAGGCCCAAATAACTTCTGATATGAGAGACATCCCAGTAGGGAGAAATGTGACCCTGAACTGCTCAGTGaacccatcatcatcatctggatgGAAATACTACTGGTACAGAGATGAGAACTCCTCTGAAGCCCTGACCACACAAGATGCAGTTTTCCACTCAAATGGACAAATCAGTGTCTCACAGGAAGGACTCTAcaggtgcagaggaggaagaggaaacccagtttactacacagaggacagcCAGTCAGTCAGGATTGGGAAAAAGg CAGCACCTGAGCCTGAAAACTCTTCATTTGTCACTCCTTTGATCGTTGGACTCGTTTGTGGAGTTTTACtgattcttcttctgctgctgttgtgtcgCTTCAAACAGTCAAAGG ATTCATTCTTTGTCAG GACTCGGAGCACAAATCAGAGCTCTGCTATGAACCACATGATCAAGGATGAAGCTCAACACAGTCGACATGCTTCAACTCTCCAAG GTGATGCTTGTGTTTATGAATCAATCAAAGACCTTCATGACACACAAAATG ATGACAGTGTGTTGCATGCACAGGTCTCCCACGATAGAGCTAAAACCAAGAAAGACAACG ATGACAGCCTGTTGTACACACAGGTCTATTACACTAAAGCAAAACCCAAGAGACACAAAG GAAAACCAGCTCCTGCAGCAGCTGATGAAACAGTTTATTCTGAAGTTAAATCACAAACAGTTCTGG attaa